One Eurosta solidaginis isolate ZX-2024a chromosome 5, ASM4086904v1, whole genome shotgun sequence DNA segment encodes these proteins:
- the DEF8 gene encoding differentially expressed in FDCP 8 homolog isoform X1 yields MNSVRGSLASIPGALTNFISESASNLLPQNSFTGSDSGAVGSATTNNDDDVSSTASQSDKSYPIPASLVKEQWRLIFTSDANIQDLEAAIAHCRDLVMLSDECSEERRWLVRHLVDLRLSLKELESAQADPLEVAPQVKTVVGHHFNIQRSGHIAARQYCDHCSGIIWRMIQTSYICSDCNFMAHQKCLDSVVRICAHVIASERRYPVDEICPEIGLAAQNYKCAECGTLLNFTLPESVSCFGSNKKAENSWIEPRLCDYSGLYFCPNCHWNDSSIIPARVVHNWDFTLYRVSRASLQEITLFYDKPLIKLEEANPKLFIFLEKLGSVKKLRQNLFHMRKYFLKCRTASEEKLLDKQLSALFMQDNLGSNDLRHHLIQSTEFYSINDLELIEKGILFDYMQKLFNAFDLHIRHCELCRAKAYICEICSNNEVIFPFDDGCIMCDKCNSIYHRVCMTRKNMICPKCVRIQERKNQLDSNNGANDDDDATNASEEINN; encoded by the exons ATGAATTCCGTACGAGGAAGCTTAGCCAGTATACCTGGAGCATTGACCAATTTTATCAGCGAAAGTGCTTCCAATTTGTTACCACAAAATAGCTTCACAGGCAGTGACAGTGGTGCTGTTGGCAGTGCAACAACAAACAATGACGATGACGTTAGCTCAACAGCGTCGCAAAGTGATAAATCCTATCCAATACCAGCCTCTTTGGTAAAAGAACAATGGCGTTTAATATTCACATCCGACGCAAATATACAAGATTTGGAAGCAGCTATAGCGCACTGTCGTGATTTGGTAATGTTATCAGATGAGTGCAGTGAGGAGAGACGGTGGTTGGTACGCCATTTGGTCGATTTACGCCTCTCCCTTAAAGAATTGGAATCAGCACAGGCTGATCCGTTGGAAGTAGCGCCTCAAGTAAAAACAGTCGTGGGACATCATTTCAATATACAAAGAAGTGGTCATATTGCTGCACGACAATATTGTGATCATTGTAGTGGCATTATATGGCGTATGATACAAACAAGTTATATATGTAGCGATTGCAATTTTATGGCACATCAAAAATGTTTAGACAGTGTTGTGCGTATATGTGCGCATGTGATTGCGTCGGAACGTCGCTATCCTGTTGATGAAATTTGTCCAGAAATTGGGTTGGCTGCTCAAAATTATAAATGTGCGGAGTGTGGAACGCTGTTGAATTTTA cacTACCTGAGTCGGTTAGCTGTTTTGGCTCAAACAAAAAAGCGG AAAACTCCTGGATTGAACCACGCTTGTGTGACTATAGTGGACTATATTTTTGTCCGAATTGCCATTGGAATGATAGTAGCATCATACCTGCCCGTGTCGTGCATAATTGGGATTTTACACTATACAGGGTGTCACGTGCCTCGCTTCAAGAAATCACACTCTTCTACGATAAACCTTTGATAAAACTAGAAGAGGCTAATCCAAAACTTTTTATATTCCTAGAAAAGTTAGGTAGCGTCAAAAAGTTACGTCAAAACTTATTTCATATGAGAAAATACTTTCTAAAATGTCGCACAGCTAGCGAAGAGAAACTTTTGGATAAGCAATTGAGTGCTCTATTTATGCAAGATAATTTAGGCTCCAACGATTTACGTCACCACCTAATACAATCCACCGAATTTTATTCAATCAATGATTTAGAATTAATAGAGAAAGGAATTTTATTTGATTATATGCAGAAGCTATTTAATGCCTTCGATCTGCATATACGCCACTGTGAATTGTGTCGCGCCAAAGCGTATATCTGTGAGATTTGTAGCAATAATGAAGTGATATTTCCATTCGATGATGGTTGTATTATGTGTGATAAATGTAATTCAATTTATCATCGGGTTTGTATGACACGCAAGAACATGATTTGTCCGAAATGTGTTCGCATACAAGAACGTAAAAATCAATTAGACAGTAATAATGGTgcgaatgatgatgatgatgctaCAAATGCTAGCGAAGAAATTAATAATTAG
- the DEF8 gene encoding differentially expressed in FDCP 8 homolog isoform X2 gives MNSVRGSLASIPGALTNFISESASNLLPQNSFTGSDSGAVGSATTNNDDDVSSTASQSDKSYPIPASLVKEQWRLIFTSDANIQDLEAAIAHCRDLVMLSDECSEERRWLVRHLVDLRLSLKELESAQADPLEVAPQVKTVVGHHFNIQRSGHIAARQYCDHCSGIIWRMIQTSYICSDCNFMAHQKCLDSVVRICAHVIASERRYPVDEICPEIGLAAQNYKCAECGTLLNFKNSWIEPRLCDYSGLYFCPNCHWNDSSIIPARVVHNWDFTLYRVSRASLQEITLFYDKPLIKLEEANPKLFIFLEKLGSVKKLRQNLFHMRKYFLKCRTASEEKLLDKQLSALFMQDNLGSNDLRHHLIQSTEFYSINDLELIEKGILFDYMQKLFNAFDLHIRHCELCRAKAYICEICSNNEVIFPFDDGCIMCDKCNSIYHRVCMTRKNMICPKCVRIQERKNQLDSNNGANDDDDATNASEEINN, from the exons ATGAATTCCGTACGAGGAAGCTTAGCCAGTATACCTGGAGCATTGACCAATTTTATCAGCGAAAGTGCTTCCAATTTGTTACCACAAAATAGCTTCACAGGCAGTGACAGTGGTGCTGTTGGCAGTGCAACAACAAACAATGACGATGACGTTAGCTCAACAGCGTCGCAAAGTGATAAATCCTATCCAATACCAGCCTCTTTGGTAAAAGAACAATGGCGTTTAATATTCACATCCGACGCAAATATACAAGATTTGGAAGCAGCTATAGCGCACTGTCGTGATTTGGTAATGTTATCAGATGAGTGCAGTGAGGAGAGACGGTGGTTGGTACGCCATTTGGTCGATTTACGCCTCTCCCTTAAAGAATTGGAATCAGCACAGGCTGATCCGTTGGAAGTAGCGCCTCAAGTAAAAACAGTCGTGGGACATCATTTCAATATACAAAGAAGTGGTCATATTGCTGCACGACAATATTGTGATCATTGTAGTGGCATTATATGGCGTATGATACAAACAAGTTATATATGTAGCGATTGCAATTTTATGGCACATCAAAAATGTTTAGACAGTGTTGTGCGTATATGTGCGCATGTGATTGCGTCGGAACGTCGCTATCCTGTTGATGAAATTTGTCCAGAAATTGGGTTGGCTGCTCAAAATTATAAATGTGCGGAGTGTGGAACGCTGTTGAATTTTA AAAACTCCTGGATTGAACCACGCTTGTGTGACTATAGTGGACTATATTTTTGTCCGAATTGCCATTGGAATGATAGTAGCATCATACCTGCCCGTGTCGTGCATAATTGGGATTTTACACTATACAGGGTGTCACGTGCCTCGCTTCAAGAAATCACACTCTTCTACGATAAACCTTTGATAAAACTAGAAGAGGCTAATCCAAAACTTTTTATATTCCTAGAAAAGTTAGGTAGCGTCAAAAAGTTACGTCAAAACTTATTTCATATGAGAAAATACTTTCTAAAATGTCGCACAGCTAGCGAAGAGAAACTTTTGGATAAGCAATTGAGTGCTCTATTTATGCAAGATAATTTAGGCTCCAACGATTTACGTCACCACCTAATACAATCCACCGAATTTTATTCAATCAATGATTTAGAATTAATAGAGAAAGGAATTTTATTTGATTATATGCAGAAGCTATTTAATGCCTTCGATCTGCATATACGCCACTGTGAATTGTGTCGCGCCAAAGCGTATATCTGTGAGATTTGTAGCAATAATGAAGTGATATTTCCATTCGATGATGGTTGTATTATGTGTGATAAATGTAATTCAATTTATCATCGGGTTTGTATGACACGCAAGAACATGATTTGTCCGAAATGTGTTCGCATACAAGAACGTAAAAATCAATTAGACAGTAATAATGGTgcgaatgatgatgatgatgctaCAAATGCTAGCGAAGAAATTAATAATTAG
- the Gdap1 gene encoding ganglioside-induced differentiation-associated protein 1: protein MSENTVNTVDNVISTAPSTPPVKEFKAPQFKDDTLVLYFHPYNFQSQKVILILYEKNIDFVPYAIDLANGEQYSTWFLNINPKGDVPVLQDGIFVIPGSSHIIGYVENKYRGDIHNALRPRCNNPAEFKKIEFFESIINNLPVGALSLGSFIHEDLKLTPKPPFIGPIRKSCLKNNDKVHEILKRSIDDTETNKASLLRKLDLQDRRKRLVQSRVEFQKILDAIQNVLRYIDNDFKDNAEREWLISNAFSLVDVSFGLLLHRLYQLGFENYYWSYGKMPYVESYFLRFKKRTAYQKLMPSNFKILKDIWQNTPANYKIGAGAGVLGMAMFAALAHK, encoded by the exons atgagTGAGAATACCGTTAATACCGTTGATAATGTAATTTCTACAGCTCCTTCAACTCCACCTGTGAAGGAATTTAAAGCGCCACAATTTAAGGACGACACTTTAGTACTTTACTTCCATCCATATAATTTTCAATCACAAAAA gTCATCCTCATACTTTACGAGAAAAATATAGACTTTGTGCCATATGCAATTGATTTAGCTAATGGCGAGCAATATTCAACATGGTTCCTCAACATTAATCCAAAAGGAGACGTACCTGTACTACAAGATGGGATCTTCGTCATACCAGGCTCGAGTCATATTATAGGTTATGTGGAAAATAAATATAGAGGAG ATATACATAACGCCTTGAGACCGCGCTGCAACAATCCCGCAGAATTCAAAAAAATTGAATTCTTCGAAAGTATCATTAACAATCTGCCAGTGGGTGCGCTCAGTTTGGGCTCTTTCATTCATGAAGATTTAAAATTGACACCGAAACCACCATTTATTGGACCAATACGCAAATCTTGTTTGA AGAATAACGATAAGGTTCATGAAATACTAAAAAGATCAATCGACGACACGGAAACGAATAAAGCAAGTCTATTGCGTAAACTGGATCTACAGGATAGACGCAAACGATTGGTGCAGTCACGTGTGGAGTTTCAGAAAATACTCGATGCCATCCAAAATGTATTGCGCTACATCGACAATGACTTCAAAGACAACGCTGAACGTGAATGGTTGATTTCAAATGCATTTTCTTTAGTTGATGTTAGCTTTGGTTTATTATTACATCGACTATATCAATTGGGATTCGAAAACTATTATTGGTCATATGGTAAAATGCCATATGTGGAGAGTTACTTTTTGCGTTTCAAGAAACGTACTGCCTATCAAAAACTAATGCCAagtaattttaaaatactcaaagaTATTTGGCAAAATACGCCAGCTAATTATAAGATAGGTGCTGGGGCTGGAGTATTAGGTATGGCAATGTTTGCCGCACTTGCACATAAATAG
- the Fitm gene encoding acyl-coenzyme A diphosphatase FITM2 → MATKRRPLRPTPSSTNMNFRPGGADVNRNESKGTRPTAPPSSVREILVMMIMYACKKTIFFDTNLKVALYLGSLFLVSLIGDFIPYPKTYFARSDNLFNVYFVKVGWGWTLLMTVPFLAMTSYTLCCGDIKKVLQHHMPRIVIATFFWYFWTKMFNVIETSYGRCTVKGFGTKSTCLKAGYLWNGFDISGHAFILIHSSLVLIEEARPIVKWECIKDYLRNEMHDRSVAEHSSTNPLRNLSEEQITNLKFLYGRLTPVIRTLFIGMAMLQLLWDIMLVGTMLYYHHMIEKVVSGIIAILTWYFTYRFWYRTSLLPDPAGSGAFFYQRENRETFIYTRRPTMTTAAPSTSVGCRCNVPGGSSGLAAPPTFMGMPLYTNPSSQASTSNRGLEMDS, encoded by the exons ATGGCTACGAAACGACGACCATTGCGCCCAACGCCTAGTTCCACTAATATGAATTTTAGACCAGGCGGCGCTGATGTGAACAGAAATGAGTCGAAAGGTACACGTCCAACTGCGCCTCCAAGTAGCGTTAGAGAAATACTTGTTATGATGATAATGTATGCATGCAAGAAAACTATATTCTTCGATACAAATTTAAAGGTGGCGCTATATTTGGGCAGCTTATTTTTGGTATCATTGATTGGTGATTTTATACCATATCCTAAAACATATTTCGCACGTTCAGATAATTTATTTAACGTatattttgtaaaagttggtTGGGGCTGGACGTTATTAATGACCGTTCCATTTCTTGCCATGACATCTTATACTCTGTGTTGTGGTGATATTAAGAAAGTGCTACAGCATCACATGCCACGCATTGTTATTGCAACATTCTTTTGGTATTTTTGGACCAAAATGTTTAACGTGATTGAAACTTCATATGGACGTTGTACAGTAAAAG GTTTTGGCACAAAATCAACTTGTCTTAAAGCAGGTTACCTCTGGAATGGTTTCGATATATCTGGACATGCATTTATATTAATACATTCAAGTTTAGTTTTAATTGAAGAAGCACGTCCCATTGTCAAGTGGGAATGTATTAAAGATTACTTACGTAACGAAATGCATGATCGTAGCGTTGCTGAACACTCGAGCACAAACCCATTGAGGAATCTCTCCGAGGAACAAATTACCAATCTAAAATTTCTCTATGGACGTCTTACACCCGTTATACGTACTTTATTCATTGGTATGGCTATGTTACAATTATTATGGGATATTATGTTAGTAGGCACTATGCTCTATTACCATCATATGATTGAAAAAGTAGTTAGTGGTATAATTGCAATACTTACTTGGTATTTTACTTATCGCTTTTGGTATCGTACTAGTTTGCTACCAGATCCGGCAGGTAGTGGCGCATTTTTTTACCAACGTGAAAATAGGGAAACATTTATTTATACACGTCGACCAACGATGACAACAGCAGCACCTTCCACCAGTGTTGGTTGTCGTTGCAATGTTCCTGGCGGTTCTTCTGGCTTGGCAGCGCCACCCACATTTATGGGTATGCCATTATATACCAATCCAAGTAGCCAAGCGAGCACAAGCAATCGAGGTTTAGAGATGGACTCCTAG